The following proteins come from a genomic window of Pseudochaenichthys georgianus chromosome 17, fPseGeo1.2, whole genome shotgun sequence:
- the LOC139435681 gene encoding uncharacterized protein DDB_G0286299-like, with protein sequence MERETVCLTEFAGKGDLINMSKVQMLLSLKKRRLTAAVEEIFALFEKTIAEYEEERSLSKEENKRLQKRLDAVLQPQLRIHRADVQLLVVVKEELLPDQQEWSTSLDQEDPELPPHIKQEHEELRISQEGEQLQELEEADITKSTFTPDPVKSEDAKEKPQSSQPHQRQTEHMETEADGDDCRGPEPARNSDPESSLQTKTEDDTEESSEPDTEDSAEWKETREPASDSNSLKNRHKSVSDPRSSAENKPFTCSVCTKYFAQSGGLKKTHASPHRRETIHLLSL encoded by the exons atggagagagaaacggtgtgtttaacggagtttgcaggaaaaggtgatctaataaacatgagtaaagtccaaatgctgctgtcgttgaagaagcggcgactcactgctgctgttgaagagatatttgctctgtttgaaaaaACGATAGCAGAGTACGAGGAGGAGCGgtctctttccaaagaggagaacaagagactccAGAAACGACTGGACGCcgttttacagcctcagcttcggatacacagagcag atgtccagctgctggtggtggttaaagaagagcttctccctgaccagcaggagtggagcaccagtctggaccaggaggacccagagctccccccacacattaagcaggaacatgaggaactcaggatcagtcaagagggagagcagcttcaggagctggaggaggctgatatcaccaagtccactttcactcctgaccctgtgaagagcGAAGATGctaaagagaaacctcagtcctcacagcctcatcaaagacaaactgaacacatggaaacagaagctgatggagatgactgtcgaggaccagaaccagccaggaactcagatccagagagcagtttacaaaCAAAGACTGAGGACGACACTGAAGagtcttctgaacctgacactgaagacagtgctgaatggaaagagaccagagaacctgcttcagactcaaactcactgaaaaatagacatAAATCTGTCAGTGATCCACGAAGTAGTGCTGAAAATAAACCATTCACCTGCTCAGTTTGTACCAAATATTTTGCACAGAGTggaggtttaaaaaaaacacatgcgagtccacacaggagagaaaccattcacctgctcagtctgtaa